A genomic segment from Cumulibacter soli encodes:
- a CDS encoding TlpA family protein disulfide reductase has translation MWIRRLSASVGLVLLTACGSGSPDADEAKATAGTAPQSDFTVDCPTFEAPSGEATDDKLPDVTLECLGSGGEPVAIAGVPPRPTVVNLWASWCGPCLEEMPILDEFAALGDGEVDVLGVVTQNARSQATAYAAEMNVTFPSVVDFEGQVLTAEGFVALPATILLDDEGTIAYRHIGPYKSVEDLAADVEKYLAVSL, from the coding sequence GTGTGGATTCGACGGCTGAGCGCCAGCGTGGGGCTCGTTCTATTGACCGCCTGTGGATCAGGGAGTCCTGACGCCGATGAAGCCAAGGCAACGGCTGGCACGGCACCACAGTCCGATTTCACCGTTGACTGCCCGACATTCGAAGCGCCATCGGGCGAGGCAACCGATGACAAGTTGCCGGACGTCACGCTCGAGTGCCTGGGATCGGGGGGCGAGCCCGTTGCGATCGCCGGCGTCCCGCCGCGTCCGACCGTCGTCAACTTGTGGGCGTCCTGGTGTGGCCCGTGCCTTGAAGAGATGCCGATCCTGGATGAGTTCGCAGCGTTGGGGGACGGGGAGGTAGATGTGCTCGGTGTCGTCACGCAGAACGCCCGGAGTCAGGCCACGGCGTACGCCGCCGAGATGAATGTGACGTTCCCCAGCGTGGTCGATTTCGAGGGTCAAGTGCTTACCGCAGAGGGATTCGTGGCCTTGCCTGCGACGATCCTGCTCGACGATGAGGGGACCATCGCGTATCGGCATATCGGTCCGTACAAGAGCGTCGAAGATCTCGCGGCGGACGTCGAGAAGTACCTGGCGGTGTCGCTGTGA
- the nth gene encoding endonuclease III — protein sequence MTAPEDTQPVDQPVVRPAAPRRKSAKQWAAETPRGRTRRARTINRELAEIYPDAHCELDFRTPLELSVATILSAQCTDKRVNQVTPALFAKYPDAAAYAGADPTELQEMIRSTGFFRNKTNSLIGLGQELLERHDGEVPRRLEDLVKLPGMGRKTANVVLGNAFGVPGLTVDTHFGRLVRRWGLTDLEDPVKVEHAIGELIPKKEWTMYSHRVIFHGRRVCHARKPACGACGIAALCPAYGAGPTGFDEAEKLVKTAADFR from the coding sequence GTGACTGCGCCCGAGGACACCCAGCCCGTCGATCAGCCCGTCGTGCGGCCTGCCGCACCGCGCCGTAAAAGCGCGAAGCAATGGGCCGCCGAAACACCACGTGGGCGCACGCGACGCGCCCGCACGATCAACCGCGAACTTGCCGAGATCTATCCCGACGCGCACTGCGAACTGGACTTCCGCACGCCGCTGGAACTGTCGGTCGCCACGATCTTGTCGGCGCAGTGCACCGACAAGCGGGTTAATCAGGTGACGCCCGCGCTGTTCGCGAAATACCCCGACGCTGCGGCGTACGCCGGCGCTGATCCCACCGAACTCCAAGAGATGATCCGCAGCACCGGATTCTTCCGCAACAAGACCAACTCGCTGATCGGGCTCGGCCAGGAGCTACTGGAACGGCACGACGGTGAGGTGCCGCGGCGACTGGAGGACCTGGTGAAACTGCCCGGCATGGGCCGCAAGACCGCAAACGTCGTCCTCGGCAATGCGTTCGGGGTTCCCGGGCTGACGGTCGATACGCATTTCGGGCGGCTGGTGCGGCGTTGGGGCCTGACCGATCTGGAAGACCCGGTGAAGGTTGAGCACGCGATCGGCGAGCTGATCCCTAAGAAAGAGTGGACTATGTACAGCCACCGGGTGATTTTCCATGGCCGGCGGGTCTGCCATGCGCGTAAGCCAGCCTGCGGCGCCTGCGGAATCGCCGCGTTGTGTCCGGCGTACGGCGCTGGCCCGACCGGGTTCGACGAGGCGGAGAAGTTGGTGAAGACGGCGGCTGACTTCCGCTAA
- a CDS encoding MarP family serine protease, with protein MNVSVLVDIAIVVIIVAMTAVGFRSGLLKAGSSLVGLVLGIAVSIPIVSYLGKQIADSGPRIAVVVGLIVLLANVGYVSGMLIGERLRKRVRKRAAIGVDRAAGGVVSALVAILFVWTLALPLAASALPGVAKTVRGSSILPVIDSIMPDGARTAYDAIEAALADQGLPDVLAPLQQTDVADVGAPNTGAIQDPEVLTASGSVVKVIGDAPQCSRQINGSGFVYAADRVVTNAHVVAGTSSMSIQTASQTYDASVVYADEGIDVAILKVDGLGLPALPVDAVAPDSGADVVVAGYPGGGPMTLGAAKVRTTGDISGPNFRNTSTITREVVALRGTVVGGNSGGPLLDLDGEVVGLVFAAAVDEADVGYALSVDQIDEALAAGENKDTNVVTGDCYE; from the coding sequence GTGAACGTCAGCGTGCTCGTCGATATCGCGATCGTCGTGATCATCGTCGCGATGACGGCCGTGGGCTTTCGCAGTGGGCTGTTGAAGGCGGGGTCCTCGCTCGTGGGTCTCGTGCTCGGCATCGCCGTCTCTATCCCGATCGTCTCGTACCTGGGCAAGCAGATTGCAGACTCCGGTCCACGTATCGCGGTAGTGGTGGGGCTGATCGTGCTGTTGGCGAACGTGGGATACGTCAGCGGCATGCTGATCGGCGAGCGGCTACGTAAACGGGTCCGAAAGCGCGCCGCGATCGGCGTCGACCGCGCTGCCGGCGGTGTCGTGTCAGCGCTCGTCGCCATCCTGTTCGTGTGGACCCTCGCCTTGCCGTTGGCCGCGTCAGCGTTGCCGGGCGTCGCCAAGACCGTACGAGGATCATCGATCCTGCCGGTCATCGACTCGATCATGCCCGATGGTGCACGCACGGCGTACGACGCGATCGAGGCTGCGCTCGCCGACCAGGGACTGCCCGACGTACTCGCCCCGCTGCAGCAGACCGACGTCGCCGACGTCGGTGCGCCGAACACCGGAGCCATTCAGGATCCGGAGGTACTGACCGCGAGTGGCTCGGTGGTCAAGGTGATCGGGGATGCGCCGCAATGCAGTCGACAGATCAACGGGTCGGGCTTCGTGTACGCCGCCGATCGCGTGGTGACGAACGCGCACGTCGTCGCTGGTACGTCGTCCATGTCGATTCAGACCGCTTCGCAGACGTACGACGCGAGCGTCGTGTACGCCGACGAAGGGATCGACGTTGCGATCTTGAAGGTCGATGGGCTGGGGTTGCCGGCACTACCGGTGGACGCGGTAGCGCCGGATTCTGGTGCCGATGTCGTTGTTGCCGGATACCCGGGAGGAGGCCCGATGACGCTCGGCGCCGCGAAGGTACGCACCACCGGGGATATCTCTGGTCCGAACTTCCGGAACACCTCGACGATCACTCGGGAAGTGGTGGCGTTGCGCGGCACAGTCGTCGGCGGGAACTCGGGCGGTCCGCTGCTGGATCTGGACGGAGAAGTCGTCGGGTTGGTGTTCGCCGCGGCCGTAGACGAGGCCGACGTCGGCTACGCGCTGAGCGTCGATCAGATCGACGAGGCGCTCGCGGCTGGCGAGAATAAGGACACGAACGTCGTCACCGGCGACTGCTACGAGTAA
- the acs gene encoding acetate--CoA ligase, giving the protein MSDETPTIDNLLHETRTFPPTAEFAAQANLKAEAYDEAAADYEAYWGKLADQLLTWDTKPTQTLDWSNPPFAKWFVGGKLNAAYNCVDRHVEAGNGDRVAYHFEGEPGDTRTITYANLKDEISRGANALLQLGVKSGDTVAIYMPMIPETIFAMLSCARIGAAHTVVFGGFAADSLASRIQDCGAKVVITADGGYRRGKPAGLKDTVDRAVEKCPDVHSVIVAKRTGQDTPMTEGRDHWWADLVDTQSAEHTPEAFDAEHPLYVMYTSGTTGKPKGILHTTGGYLTGCAYTHSTLFDLKPETDVFWTAADVGWVTGHSYIVYGPLANGATSVLYEGTPDTPHQGRWWEIIDKYKVSILYCAPTVIRMFMKWGEEIPGKYDLSTLRLMGSVGEPINPEAYVWYRRVIGHDNVPVVDTWWQTETGSVMISPLPGVTAAKPGSAMRPIPGIFADVVDNHGKPVENGQGGYLVITKPWPSMLRTVWGDDDRYVDTYWSRFEGVYFAGDGAKKDEDGDIWVLGRVDDVMNVSGHRMSTTEIESALVSHPKVAEAAVVGASDETTGQAVVAFVILRGGVEDSGDAVVQELRNHVSSEISPIAKPRQIMVVPELPKTRSGKIMRRLLRDVAEKREVGDVTTLADSTVMDQIQAKLSGHTADE; this is encoded by the coding sequence ATGTCTGACGAGACGCCAACCATCGACAACCTGCTACATGAGACGCGGACCTTCCCGCCGACTGCTGAGTTCGCCGCGCAGGCCAACCTCAAGGCAGAGGCGTACGACGAGGCCGCGGCCGACTACGAGGCCTACTGGGGCAAACTGGCCGACCAACTGCTGACATGGGACACCAAACCCACCCAAACCCTGGACTGGAGCAACCCACCGTTCGCCAAGTGGTTCGTGGGAGGCAAACTCAACGCCGCATACAACTGCGTCGACCGACACGTTGAGGCCGGTAACGGCGACCGCGTCGCCTACCACTTCGAAGGTGAGCCCGGAGATACCCGCACCATCACCTACGCCAACCTCAAGGACGAGATCAGCCGCGGCGCGAACGCGCTACTTCAACTCGGCGTAAAGAGCGGCGACACCGTCGCGATCTACATGCCGATGATCCCCGAAACAATCTTCGCGATGCTCTCCTGCGCACGGATCGGCGCAGCACATACCGTCGTATTCGGCGGGTTCGCTGCCGATTCACTGGCCTCACGCATCCAGGATTGCGGCGCGAAGGTCGTCATCACCGCCGACGGCGGCTACCGCCGCGGCAAACCGGCCGGGCTGAAAGACACCGTCGACCGCGCCGTGGAGAAATGCCCCGACGTACACAGCGTGATCGTGGCAAAACGCACCGGCCAAGACACCCCGATGACCGAGGGCCGCGATCACTGGTGGGCCGACCTGGTCGATACCCAGTCGGCCGAGCACACCCCAGAAGCCTTCGACGCCGAGCATCCGCTGTACGTGATGTACACCTCGGGAACCACCGGGAAGCCCAAGGGAATCCTGCACACCACGGGTGGCTACCTGACCGGGTGCGCGTACACGCATTCGACGCTGTTCGACCTCAAACCCGAAACCGACGTGTTCTGGACCGCGGCGGACGTCGGCTGGGTGACGGGCCACTCCTACATCGTGTACGGGCCCTTGGCCAACGGGGCGACGTCCGTGCTGTACGAAGGCACCCCCGACACCCCGCATCAGGGCCGCTGGTGGGAAATCATCGACAAGTACAAGGTGTCGATCCTCTACTGCGCGCCCACCGTGATCCGGATGTTCATGAAGTGGGGCGAGGAGATCCCGGGCAAGTACGACCTGAGCACCCTGCGGCTGATGGGCTCGGTCGGCGAGCCGATCAACCCCGAAGCGTACGTCTGGTACCGCCGCGTGATCGGCCATGACAATGTGCCCGTCGTCGATACCTGGTGGCAGACCGAAACCGGTTCGGTGATGATTTCACCGCTCCCGGGCGTCACCGCCGCTAAGCCCGGTTCGGCAATGCGGCCGATTCCCGGAATCTTTGCGGACGTCGTGGACAACCACGGCAAGCCCGTGGAAAACGGCCAGGGCGGCTACCTCGTGATCACGAAGCCCTGGCCGTCGATGCTGCGCACGGTGTGGGGCGATGACGATCGGTACGTCGATACATACTGGTCCCGGTTCGAGGGTGTGTACTTCGCGGGGGACGGCGCGAAGAAGGACGAAGACGGCGACATTTGGGTGCTCGGCCGAGTGGACGACGTGATGAACGTGTCCGGTCACCGGATGTCGACGACGGAGATCGAATCGGCGCTCGTCTCGCATCCCAAGGTCGCTGAGGCTGCCGTCGTCGGTGCGTCCGACGAAACTACCGGTCAAGCGGTGGTCGCGTTCGTGATCCTGCGCGGTGGAGTCGAGGACTCCGGCGACGCCGTCGTTCAAGAACTGCGCAATCACGTGTCGTCGGAGATCTCGCCGATCGCGAAGCCGCGCCAGATCATGGTGGTGCCGGAATTGCCCAAGACTCGCTCCGGCAAGATCATGCGTCGCCTGCTGCGCGATGTGGCCGAGAAGCGGGAAGTTGGCGATGTCACCACGCTCGCCGACAGCACGGTGATGGATCAGATCCAGGCCAAGCTCTCCGGCCATACCGCCGACGAGTAG
- a CDS encoding Crp/Fnr family transcriptional regulator: MDEVLARAGLFQGVDEEAQEALARSFEFLDMARGSVIFKEGEQGDSLYIVLAGKVKIGRKSADGRENLLAVMGPSDQFGELSLFDPGPRTSTASALTDVRVARLPKAALRPWLTDRPDLAERLLRVIARRLRRTNNIVADLIFTDVPGRVAKALLNLSKQFGQAEGDNLRVTHDLTQEELAQLVGASRETVNKALADFAQRSWLRLEGKSVIILDRERLARRAR; encoded by the coding sequence GTGGACGAGGTACTGGCCCGCGCAGGCTTGTTCCAGGGCGTTGACGAAGAGGCCCAGGAAGCACTTGCGCGATCATTCGAGTTCCTCGATATGGCCCGTGGATCGGTCATCTTCAAAGAGGGCGAACAGGGCGACAGCTTGTACATCGTGCTCGCTGGCAAGGTGAAAATCGGGCGCAAGTCGGCGGACGGCCGCGAAAACTTGCTGGCAGTCATGGGACCGTCCGACCAGTTCGGCGAATTGTCGCTGTTCGATCCAGGCCCGCGCACCTCCACGGCGTCCGCGCTGACCGACGTCCGCGTCGCACGGCTGCCCAAGGCAGCGCTGCGCCCGTGGCTGACTGATCGCCCCGACCTCGCCGAGCGCCTGCTGCGCGTTATCGCGCGTCGCCTGCGCCGCACGAACAACATCGTCGCCGACCTCATCTTCACCGATGTCCCGGGCCGCGTCGCGAAGGCCCTGCTGAACCTGTCGAAGCAGTTCGGACAGGCCGAAGGCGACAACCTGCGCGTGACTCACGACCTCACCCAGGAAGAGCTCGCTCAGCTGGTCGGCGCATCGCGCGAGACCGTGAACAAGGCGCTCGCCGACTTCGCTCAGCGTTCCTGGCTGCGCCTGGAAGGCAAGAGCGTGATCATCCTCGATCGCGAACGCCTGGCCCGTCGCGCCCGCTAA
- a CDS encoding NUDIX hydrolase yields the protein MSGHAREHVVIPGDVGFDPPPDYLRELLLRIDRATADDIHRFQPPPGTEVRRSAVLILMARGVDGPDVLLTERSATMRSQPGQVSFPGGSIDPDDANEYAAALRETHEEVGIDPATISIHGRMPDLYIPARQFAVAPIIGTAADDYQLGQLSDAEVERAARVPLPTLADPDLRYTVTAPNGYRGPAFIVDGLFVWGFTANVIDSVLRLGGFSREWDKRRTIPLPDRFRR from the coding sequence GTGAGCGGCCACGCGCGCGAACATGTGGTGATTCCGGGCGACGTCGGTTTCGATCCGCCGCCCGACTACCTGCGCGAACTGCTGCTGCGGATCGACCGTGCCACTGCCGACGACATTCATCGCTTTCAGCCGCCGCCCGGCACTGAAGTTCGGCGCTCCGCCGTCCTGATCCTGATGGCTCGCGGGGTCGACGGGCCCGACGTGCTGTTGACCGAGCGGTCCGCCACGATGCGTAGCCAACCTGGCCAGGTGTCGTTTCCGGGCGGGTCGATCGATCCGGACGACGCTAACGAGTACGCCGCTGCGCTGCGCGAGACCCACGAAGAGGTGGGGATCGATCCAGCGACCATTTCGATCCACGGCCGGATGCCCGACCTGTACATCCCGGCGCGGCAGTTTGCGGTGGCGCCGATCATCGGCACGGCTGCCGACGATTACCAACTAGGGCAGCTCAGCGACGCCGAAGTCGAGCGAGCCGCCCGAGTTCCGCTGCCGACCCTCGCCGATCCTGACCTGCGGTACACCGTGACCGCCCCGAACGGTTACCGAGGGCCGGCGTTCATCGTCGATGGGCTGTTCGTGTGGGGATTCACCGCGAACGTGATCGACAGTGTGCTGCGACTCGGTGGCTTCTCCCGTGAGTGGGACAAACGCCGCACCATTCCGTTGCCGGATCGGTTCCGGCGGTGA
- a CDS encoding phage holin family protein, which produces MAVPQREPVNVDLDVAQPSVGTLVKEASTHFSTLLRSEIELAKSEVKSEVKKGVAGSGMLAAAGVIVALALPFLFVAIAELLAGPIGLPRWLSFLIIFVVFLLVAGALALLGIRKFKKLRAPERTIGSLKANKALVDAVKGGDAAAPSATPSR; this is translated from the coding sequence ATGGCTGTACCGCAGCGCGAGCCCGTCAATGTCGATCTCGACGTCGCGCAACCGAGTGTGGGCACGCTCGTCAAGGAAGCCTCGACGCATTTCTCCACCCTGCTGCGTTCGGAGATTGAACTCGCTAAGTCCGAGGTCAAGAGCGAGGTCAAGAAGGGTGTCGCCGGCTCGGGCATGCTCGCTGCCGCGGGCGTCATCGTGGCACTGGCGTTGCCGTTCTTATTCGTCGCTATCGCCGAGCTGCTCGCCGGTCCGATCGGGCTGCCGCGGTGGCTGAGCTTCCTGATCATCTTCGTGGTGTTTCTGCTGGTGGCCGGCGCCTTGGCACTGCTCGGAATTCGCAAGTTCAAGAAACTGCGCGCCCCAGAGCGGACCATCGGCTCACTGAAGGCCAACAAGGCCCTGGTGGACGCGGTGAAGGGTGGCGATGCGGCGGCGCCGTCCGCCACCCCGAGTCGCTAA
- a CDS encoding flavin reductase family protein: MCFSCSSASDVRSGDVKAAHVQSIFRRAATSTWVIAGLGEHGPIGLTVTSLVSVSTTPAIVSFNLPADSAALAVLREHRWAAAHLLDASQGAVAAEFRRSGSSAIDGNDDWRYDDRGLPNLNGACARLVLSIRDFFDAGESVVALADVRDGAIGSSRPLLHHRGGFIAALA, from the coding sequence ATGTGCTTTTCCTGCAGCTCTGCCTCCGACGTTCGCTCGGGCGACGTCAAGGCCGCGCACGTCCAGTCCATTTTCCGTCGCGCCGCCACGTCGACGTGGGTCATCGCCGGGCTCGGTGAGCACGGCCCGATCGGGCTCACCGTGACTTCGCTGGTGTCGGTATCGACCACGCCGGCGATCGTGAGTTTCAACCTGCCGGCCGACTCAGCAGCGCTCGCCGTGCTGCGGGAGCACCGTTGGGCGGCCGCGCACCTGCTCGATGCCAGCCAAGGCGCCGTTGCCGCCGAATTCCGGCGGTCTGGGTCCTCGGCTATCGACGGTAACGACGACTGGCGCTACGACGATCGTGGCCTGCCGAACCTCAATGGCGCGTGCGCCCGCCTGGTGCTGTCGATCCGGGATTTCTTTGATGCCGGCGAATCCGTCGTCGCGCTCGCGGACGTGCGCGACGGCGCGATCGGCTCCTCGCGGCCGCTCTTACATCACCGCGGCGGATTCATTGCCGCGCTCGCCTGA
- a CDS encoding alpha/beta fold hydrolase, with the protein MGLTEQNDLLLPGPWTHRDITANGVRLHIAEAGSGPLVVLLPGFPEIWWAWRHQIPALAGAGYRVVAVDLRGTGSSDKPPRPYDPVTTAGDIAGLVRALGQSHAFLVGQDLGGMIAWTTAALHPGIVDGLAVLGAAHPRRWRREIVRSQAQRRGSAHVFNSQLPRLPEARLTRDDAAEVRRLMRSWSGPWRDTDDFRAATAIYRSAMQVPQAAYGCAEYSRWQVRSLLRPDGYAFQQSMARQLQCPVLQIHGDADTCVLPQTAHGSEAYVAGRYEWLLVEGCGHFPAEEHPDLVTAALLNFLAG; encoded by the coding sequence GTGGGGCTCACCGAACAAAACGATCTGCTGCTGCCCGGTCCGTGGACGCACCGCGACATCACTGCGAACGGCGTACGGCTGCACATCGCCGAAGCCGGCAGCGGTCCCCTCGTCGTCCTGCTGCCCGGATTTCCGGAGATCTGGTGGGCGTGGCGGCATCAAATCCCCGCGCTCGCGGGCGCCGGTTATCGCGTTGTCGCTGTCGATCTGCGCGGCACCGGCTCCAGCGATAAGCCGCCGCGCCCGTACGACCCAGTCACGACCGCCGGCGATATCGCGGGTTTGGTGCGTGCGTTGGGTCAGTCCCACGCGTTCCTCGTCGGGCAAGATCTCGGCGGCATGATCGCGTGGACGACCGCGGCACTACACCCCGGCATCGTCGATGGCCTCGCGGTGCTAGGCGCGGCGCATCCACGACGCTGGCGCCGGGAAATCGTTCGCTCGCAGGCGCAGCGACGCGGCTCGGCGCACGTATTCAACAGCCAGTTGCCGCGACTGCCCGAGGCACGACTGACCCGCGATGACGCCGCCGAGGTACGGCGCTTGATGCGCTCATGGAGCGGGCCGTGGCGCGACACCGACGACTTTCGGGCCGCAACTGCGATCTACCGCAGCGCGATGCAGGTGCCGCAGGCGGCGTACGGCTGTGCGGAGTACTCGCGCTGGCAGGTTCGTTCCCTGCTGCGCCCGGATGGTTACGCGTTCCAGCAGTCGATGGCGCGGCAGTTGCAGTGCCCGGTTCTGCAGATTCACGGCGACGCGGACACCTGTGTCTTGCCCCAGACGGCGCACGGTTCCGAGGCGTACGTCGCCGGCAGGTACGAGTGGCTGTTGGTGGAGGGTTGCGGGCACTTTCCCGCCGAGGAGCACCCCGATCTGGTAACCGCCGCGCTGCTGAACTTCCTCGCCGGCTGA
- a CDS encoding MBL fold metallo-hydrolase: MTHPLYEVRRDVTPYASVVLANNPNVMTLDGTNTWLLRADGRREAIVVDPGPEDLEHLKVVAAEAGTVVEVLLTHGHWDHSESAKTFHEMTGARVRALDPKHQYGGEGLGEGDVISAAGVEVKVIATPGHTSDSLSFIVDDGVNPAAVMTGDTILGRGTTVIAYPDGNLADYLSSLERLRAYGDATVLPGHGPELESAGRAAEFYQQHRAQRLQQVRDALGVLGDDATARQVVEHVYTDVPESNWPAAEQSVKSQLEYLRTH; this comes from the coding sequence ATGACGCACCCGCTGTATGAAGTACGCCGCGACGTCACGCCGTACGCGTCTGTCGTACTCGCCAACAATCCGAACGTGATGACCCTGGATGGCACCAACACCTGGCTGTTGCGCGCCGATGGACGCCGTGAAGCGATCGTCGTCGACCCAGGCCCGGAAGACCTCGAGCACCTCAAGGTCGTCGCGGCCGAGGCCGGCACCGTCGTCGAGGTGCTGTTGACCCACGGACACTGGGACCATTCCGAGTCCGCGAAGACTTTCCATGAGATGACCGGCGCGCGAGTGCGCGCCCTCGACCCCAAACACCAGTACGGCGGCGAAGGCCTCGGCGAGGGCGACGTGATCTCGGCGGCCGGCGTCGAAGTCAAGGTCATCGCGACACCGGGCCACACCAGCGACTCGCTGTCATTCATCGTGGACGACGGCGTCAACCCCGCCGCGGTGATGACCGGGGACACGATCCTCGGCCGCGGCACCACGGTGATCGCCTACCCCGACGGCAACCTCGCTGACTACCTGTCCTCGCTGGAACGGCTCAGGGCGTACGGCGACGCGACCGTGCTGCCGGGGCACGGTCCGGAACTGGAGTCGGCCGGCCGCGCGGCGGAGTTCTATCAGCAGCACCGCGCGCAACGACTGCAGCAGGTCCGCGACGCGCTCGGGGTACTCGGGGACGACGCGACCGCGCGGCAGGTCGTCGAGCATGTCTACACCGACGTACCGGAGTCGAACTGGCCGGCCGCGGAGCAGTCGGTGAAGTCGCAACTGGAGTACCTGCGTACCCACTGA
- a CDS encoding cupredoxin domain-containing protein, protein MVAACSDSAEEPDESAPSDAVTVEEDGTQVVDLRETEDYRFNPESPHVHTGKIRIDMTNTSQAVTHSLAFKPDGPDEEIPFINPGETKSIAFSIANPGEYQFFCTFHEQLGQRGTLTVEAP, encoded by the coding sequence ATGGTGGCGGCCTGTAGCGACAGCGCCGAAGAACCCGATGAGTCCGCGCCGTCCGACGCAGTCACCGTCGAGGAGGACGGCACTCAGGTCGTCGATCTGCGCGAAACCGAGGACTACCGCTTCAACCCGGAATCCCCGCACGTGCACACCGGCAAAATCCGGATCGATATGACGAACACGTCGCAGGCAGTCACGCACAGCCTCGCATTCAAGCCCGACGGCCCCGACGAGGAGATCCCCTTCATCAACCCAGGGGAGACCAAGTCGATTGCATTCTCGATCGCGAATCCCGGCGAATACCAGTTCTTCTGCACGTTCCACGAACAGCTTGGCCAGCGAGGGACGCTGACGGTCGAGGCGCCGTGA
- the sfnG gene encoding dimethylsulfone monooxygenase SfnG, with the protein MTTEPLKFAYWVPNVSGGLVVSTIEQRTNHSPEYNIDLAQAAEHVGFDYALTQVRYLASYGADAQHESVSFSLALLAATERLKVIAAVHPGQWPPHILAKLAATAQATTGNRLALNVVSGWFKQEYTNLGLDWLEHEERYRRSEEFIEVLRGLWAEEGFTYRGDFYRTRDVTFRPQPTLQPEIFQGGNSTSARAMAARLSDWYFMNGNTLDGVNEQIADVAAQAITHAHDVRFALNGFAVVRDSEAEAQAVVEEIIAKADVEKVHGFGESVKQAGQATRDKKGMWANSEFRDLVQYNDGFRTGLIGTPEQVARRIVEYKKAGVNLLLLGFLHIREEVERFGQQVIPLVRELEADLAAKAGRDDDLVEVTG; encoded by the coding sequence ATGACCACTGAGCCACTGAAGTTCGCCTACTGGGTACCTAACGTTTCGGGTGGACTTGTTGTCTCCACGATCGAGCAACGCACCAACCACAGTCCCGAATACAACATTGACCTCGCCCAGGCCGCTGAGCATGTCGGATTCGACTATGCGCTGACGCAAGTGCGCTACCTCGCCTCGTACGGCGCCGACGCCCAGCACGAATCGGTCAGCTTTTCGCTCGCGCTGCTGGCGGCGACCGAACGACTGAAGGTGATCGCCGCGGTACACCCCGGGCAGTGGCCGCCGCACATCCTCGCCAAACTCGCCGCGACCGCGCAGGCGACGACCGGTAACCGGCTCGCGTTGAACGTCGTCTCGGGCTGGTTCAAGCAGGAATACACCAACCTCGGTCTCGACTGGCTCGAGCACGAGGAGCGTTACCGCCGCAGCGAGGAATTCATCGAGGTGCTGCGCGGTCTGTGGGCTGAGGAGGGGTTCACCTACCGCGGCGACTTCTATCGAACCCGCGATGTCACCTTCCGCCCGCAACCGACGTTGCAACCGGAGATCTTCCAGGGCGGGAACTCGACGTCCGCGCGGGCGATGGCCGCACGATTGAGCGACTGGTACTTCATGAACGGCAACACACTTGACGGAGTGAACGAGCAGATCGCCGATGTCGCGGCCCAAGCGATCACGCACGCACACGACGTCCGGTTCGCGTTGAACGGCTTCGCCGTCGTCCGGGACAGCGAGGCCGAAGCGCAAGCCGTCGTCGAGGAGATCATCGCCAAGGCGGACGTCGAGAAGGTGCACGGGTTCGGCGAGTCCGTCAAACAGGCCGGGCAAGCGACGCGCGATAAGAAGGGAATGTGGGCGAACTCGGAGTTCCGCGATCTGGTGCAGTACAACGACGGGTTCCGCACGGGCCTGATCGGTACTCCCGAGCAAGTCGCTCGCCGGATTGTCGAGTACAAGAAGGCTGGCGTTAACCTGTTGCTGCTCGGCTTCCTGCATATTCGCGAGGAGGTCGAGCGGTTTGGGCAGCAGGTGATTCCGCTGGTGCGCGAACTAGAGGCGGACCTGGCTGCGAAGGCCGGCCGTGACGACGACCTGGTGGAGGTAACCGGATGA
- a CDS encoding OsmC family protein yields the protein MTEPLDAAALRALQRPLKERYKEDPATALVTNSVTATLLEDSISAVVPTWAGDVQAGLHPATGGDGSEACSADLLLNALAACAGVTLRSVATALGVTFDKAEVTVTGTWDARGTLGVAKDAPVGLTDIALSFDLATDADDATVTKLLELTERYCVIAQTLAAAPEVTFARA from the coding sequence ATGACCGAACCCCTTGATGCGGCCGCGCTACGAGCGTTGCAACGCCCGCTGAAGGAGCGTTACAAGGAGGATCCCGCCACCGCGTTGGTGACCAACTCAGTGACCGCGACGCTGCTCGAGGACTCCATCTCGGCCGTCGTACCGACGTGGGCCGGCGACGTGCAGGCGGGACTGCATCCCGCGACCGGCGGCGATGGCAGCGAAGCGTGCTCCGCGGACCTACTGCTGAACGCGCTCGCCGCCTGCGCGGGCGTCACGTTACGTTCGGTTGCCACGGCGCTCGGGGTCACCTTCGACAAGGCAGAGGTGACGGTCACCGGGACCTGGGACGCCCGCGGCACCCTCGGCGTCGCCAAGGACGCGCCGGTCGGCCTCACCGACATCGCATTGTCATTCGATCTCGCGACGGACGCCGACGATGCGACAGTGACGAAGCTGCTGGAACTCACCGAACGCTACTGCGTGATAGCGCAGACGCTCGCCGCCGCGCCCGAGGTGACATTTGCGCGGGCCTAA